The sequence CTACCTTCACTATCTTTGGGACTTCCATAGGGTTTTTGTATCCAAACCTGTTTATCAGTTTTGGTACCACCTCATCCCTGTACTTGATGTAAAGCCTTGGTATGTACTTTGTTTCAACACTCATGCCTTGACCCTCTCTTTGGTTCTTATTACGTCTATGTTCTCATTGCACTTTTTGCAGTACCTGTACTTTTTGAGTTCATTGCCTTCACGCTGTATCCTAAAACCCACACGCGTCGGTTTATTACACTTAGGACACAGGAGCATCACATTGCTTATGTGTATAGGAGCTTCCATTTCGTAAATACCGCC is a genomic window of Hydrogenobacter hydrogenophilus containing:
- the rplX gene encoding 50S ribosomal protein L24, yielding MALKIKKGDTVVVLRGKERGKTGEVIKVLREENRVIVKDVNIVKKHVKGIPNVREGGIYEMEAPIHISNVMLLCPKCNKPTRVGFRIQREGNELKKYRYCKKCNENIDVIRTKERVKA